The following coding sequences are from one Epinephelus fuscoguttatus linkage group LG7, E.fuscoguttatus.final_Chr_v1 window:
- the mmp23ba gene encoding matrix metalloproteinase-23, which translates to MVCCQTPRSLRKGEWGFAPLLAAALLSLLFAGMQQSTAFPTWRLEEEAYTTVLLIGIRKEARSQVLHLSRNKRYTLTPENLKWDKFKLTYKLVSFPTNLINASDTRRGIAKAFSMWSDVSPFSFREVPADQEADMKIGFYPANHTDCLQSYLHHCFDGITGELAHAFFPPTGEIHFDDHEYWILGNMRFSWKKGVWLTDLVHVATHEIGHVLGLMHSMDPKAIMHLNATLTGRKLITQDEVWGLHRLYGCLDRLFICPAWARKGYCDSKRKLMQKHCPSSCDFCYEFPFPTVAPTPTPPRTKHKLVVEGKKLTFRCGKKIASKKGKVHWYKDGELLEYSHPNYISLKDDHITIVANAINEGTYTCIVKKKDKVLTNYSWRVRVRF; encoded by the exons ATGGTGTGCTGTCAGACTCCCAGAAGTTTACGCAAAGGCGAGTGGGGCTTCGCTCCTCTGCTGGCTGCCGCGCTGCTCAGTCTGCTGTTCGCAGGGATGCAACAGTCCACAGCGTTTCCCACCTGGAGGTTAGAG GAAGAAGCTTACACCACTGTGTTGCTCATTGGGATCCGCAAAGAGGCCCGGTCACAGGTGCTCCACCTCTCCAGGAACAAGCGCTACACCCTCACCCCAGAGAATCTCAAATGGGACAAGTTCAAGCTAACATACAA GTTGGTCTCCTTCCCTACAAACCTCATAAATGCCAGTGACACACGCCGAGGCATCGCCAAGGCTTTTAGCATGTGGAGCGACGTCTCGCCGTTCAGCTTCAGAGAAGTGCCAGCTGACCAAGAAGCAGACATGAAGATCG GCTTCTACCCCGCCAACCACACAGACTGTCTGCAGTCCTATTTGCACCATTGTTTCGACGGCATCACAGGAGAATTGGCTCATGCATTCTTCCCACCAACTGGCGAGATCCACTTCGACGACCATGAATACTGGATTCTGGGAAACATGCGCTTTAGCTGGAAGAAAG GGGTTTGGCTGACAGATCTTGTCCATGTGGCAACTCATGAAATTGGCCACGTCCTAGGACTCATGCACTCCATGGACCCGAAAGCTATAATGCACCTGAATGCAACTCTGACAGGGCGCAAGCTAATCACTCAGGATGAGGTGTGGGGTTTGCATCGTCTCTACG gATGTTTGGACCGGTTATTCATCTGTCCGGCCTGGGCTCGGAAAGGCTATTGCGACAGCAAGCGTAAGCTGATGCAGAAGCACTGCCCCTCCAGCTGTGATTTCTGTTACG AATTTCCTTTCCCCACTGTGGCTCCTACCCCGACACCCCCGAGGACCAAACACAAGCTGGTCGTCGAGGGCAAGAAGCTCACTTTTCGTTGCGGGAAGAAAATAGCATCAAAGAAAGGCAAAGTACA CTGGTACAAGGACGGGGAGCTGCTGGAGTACTCTCACCCCAACTACATCTCCTTGAAAGACGACCACATCACTATAGTGGCCAACGCCATCAACGAAGGCACATACACCTGCATCgtgaagaaaaaagacaaagttcTAACAAACTACTCATGGAGAGTGCGTGTGCGCTTCTGA